The genome window ACTGCACATGGGCAAGTCCAATGACTAGTCTAATAAAAATGACTTCCAATCACTATGTAATGTTCTAGTTCACCGGTATTTGCATCGGGGAAAGACTGAGAATAACTCTGCACAGGCGGTCATGGGGAAAAAATGGTTCGAGTCCGAATCCTAGATTGTCAAAGGCCAGCAGATAAATtcagaagcagcttcgggccaAGAAGGCCCTGTTGGTTTGCTGAAACAATTGGCAATTGTCTGCTCGAAATGAAATATTACCATCAGTCCTTCGGATGAACCGACACTACATTACTCCAGATTCACTGGCGACGAAGTGAACTTAATTGCGACTCATGTTACAGATTCTCAAGAACATATGCTTACATAAACAAATGCTTACTGAAATTCCACATGGGAAGTTGCTTTTGAGTTTCACATCTCCCTAGTCCCTACGATGTTTAAGAGGATCTCCTTACGATGTTTTTACCCGTTCCTGAACAAGTATTTACAGACACGTTTAACCCACCTTCTCTTCCCCATCAACGTGATTGACCAAAGTGAAGTTTTACAGCATCAAAATCATCGACCACATAATCTGGTAAGCTATCAACATCTCTCTAGTACCACCGGAATCGAAATCCtcggaaagaaaagagaaagaacaagTGCTCTCCAGTGGAGTGGAACGAAGTACCTCACTGAGCTGTGGGCTACAGAGGGTGAAGTGGCAGGCTGGCAGCTAAAGATTGCCGATGTCAACCGGGACCCAATTGCTTGATCAAGTCAAGGCAGAaccggcggccccgtcgccgccgccgccgacgacgaggaggaggaggcctccTCCATGGCGGCTTCGCACTTGCAGCACCGCTTGGGTGGTGCGTCGACGACGAGGACGCGGCGGCAGGATGGGCAGGAGGAGTGGGCGCCGAGCCAGGTGTCGACGCACGCGACGTGGAAGCCGTGCCCGCACTGCGGCAGCACGCGGATCTCCTCCTTCTCGGTGAACTCTGACAGGCAGATGGCGCACTCCGCCAGGATCTTCTCCTCCCCGGCCACTGACGCGCCCCCGCGCGCCGCGATAGCAGCCGCCACGGCGTCCCCGTAGGCCAGCTTCGGCAGCGCCCGGAGCGCCTTCTTCCCGAGCCCCTTGCTCGCTgacgcctcgccgccgccgccgccgcgggctcGCGCGCAtcgggcgacggcggcgaggccCACGACGCAGATGAGCGCGCAGAGGAGCGCGGCCAGGATGACGGCCACGTTGGAGTCGACGACGAGAGGGTTCGGGGGCTCGGCGGCCGGGATGGTGGGGTACTGGCCGGAGTTGGTCTGCAGGAGGTGCCGCGCCGACGCCATTCGCCGGATCAAGCCGCGCGGGGAGGTGGCGTGGCGTTGGCGGGGGTGGCAGGGGAAGGCGTAAGGTATCAAAGGATTATATGTCACCAGTTGATCCACAtttgataatatatttaaaGTTAATCATCTTTTAATTATATGTCTTAAAAATTAATTCATAATAAAATTTCGTATTAGGTAACAAAGTTTAAGAATAAATTTTGTTATAAACTGACCTCTGTGAAATATATTATCAAATGATGATCAATTTGAAACATATTATTAAAGGTTAATTAGCTTTGATACATATAATCAAATCTCTCATCAAAGGGTGGGGAGGCTGGAGTTTTAGGGCTTGTTTAGGCGTTAGGGGGCATAATCCGCTATGAAGATAAAAGCTGGGCAGAACTTTTTAATAAATCGCACCATGGTGGAAATTA of Phragmites australis chromosome 3, lpPhrAust1.1, whole genome shotgun sequence contains these proteins:
- the LOC133911492 gene encoding probable E3 ubiquitin-protein ligase ATL44, producing the protein MASARHLLQTNSGQYPTIPAAEPPNPLVVDSNVAVILAALLCALICVVGLAAVARCARARGGGGGEASASKGLGKKALRALPKLAYGDAVAAAIAARGGASVAGEEKILAECAICLSEFTEKEEIRVLPQCGHGFHVACVDTWLGAHSSCPSCRRVLVVDAPPKRCCKCEAAMEEASSSSSSAAAATGPPVLP